TGGATAATCATCGAGTGGTTCCATTTCCACCGCTAAGAACACCTTGTTGCTCCACGACACCGCTTCGGGCTCAATCTTAGTCGTAATCCATATCTCCAAATGTAACGTATCCACTTGCTGAAATAACACTGCAAGTTGCTCATCTCTAACACTAGATAGAGTCACAGTATCATCCATAATTGAGTGAAACGGTAGACTTAGACGCGGTCCATATCtctcttttgtaaaatcaaaacagatcaaAAAATCTTGGTCCCCTATTTCTGTTCCGTCGTCTCCTACACCATTTTCTTGAGCAAACCAATAAGTGTTTCCCTTGAGAGACACGCCACGTGCATAAAACTCTATATCCCAATCTGGAAAGATAGTAATCGGGATAGTCATATCACTAGGTGATTTAGAGTTGATGTAGTACAATTCATACCGAACGTATCCAGAAGATTCAATAAGTCCCAAAACTTTGTAGCTGCGGCATGATTTGCTATTCTCGTATCCTATAGCATAATTTCCCCAATTTGGTCTGCTTATTGGCTCGAACCACAGGGTTTGGCCGCAGTAAGGATTCCAAACGACGAACCTATGGGGGTCTTCCGTGATGCATAACAGTAAACCATCGCAGTGATAGACTACAGATATATCGTCTCCATCTGAATTGGTTAGGCTAACGAGTTTACCTAGATGGTTTATTGATGGTTCAACGTGGTTGTGAATTCCCTGGAGGTTGACGCTTATCAGGTAAACCCGATCATTAATCACCATAACCGCCAAAAACTCAGTTGAGGCTGCTGCTTTAGCTTGAGTAAGGCGCTTCTTTGTAAAACTCTCATCTTTGGATAAAGCGTTCCAACTTTTGCAAACGAATCGGACTGCTCTCATAGATGTCACAGGAATCCTAATGAGCACATCCTCTGCCAAATCCCTTGGAAGATCAGACAGCATCTTCTTCAGCAAGCAAGGATCGTGACTTAACACAAGTAAGTTAGGGTAAAAAGCttcagaaatcagaagaaattcTATCTTCTGACCTCCTTATAGGGAAAAAGTTTTGTACTTTactttatagcaaaaaaaaaagaaaaaagaaaacgtttTATTAATGAACTTGAACCAGGCCCAACTATAGAGTTGCAAATAAACCTAAGAATAAAATAggttttctgatttttgtaaattttttagggttcttattgATGTAGATTAGggttatttatttgttattaggCATGAATGAAGACAGTTTTATCAAATCACTTTTTACTTGATTTTGGTAGATAGGCAGTCTCAGATtatcatctttctctctctctctctgtttatcTTCTCCAAATCACGTCTTGCTAGGTTGTAGAATgatatatacacaatttttgAATGGTTTATTTGTGTAGTTCGTGTTCATGTTACGTTAGTTTTAGTtaaactgacaaaaaaaaaatgccatcTTTGTTTTCCCTGTACAACTTGAAATATTTGATTACTCTACTCTTTGTCTTCTCTtagctttgtttctgtttaacTTTTTAGTTTGAATCCTCTGTTTTATATAGTTTGATTCATGTATTCTAGACTAGATCTTCCTGGATTCATCTGGTTCTGACTATTAGAGTTTGGT
The Camelina sativa cultivar DH55 chromosome 15, Cs, whole genome shotgun sequence DNA segment above includes these coding regions:
- the LOC104746263 gene encoding putative F-box protein At3g17620 — encoded protein: MLSDLPRDLAEDVLIRIPVTSMRAVRFVCKSWNALSKDESFTKKRLTQAKAAASTEFLAVMVINDRVYLISVNLQGIHNHVEPSINHLGKLVSLTNSDGDDISVVYHCDGLLLCITEDPHRFVVWNPYCGQTLWFEPISRPNWGNYAIGYENSKSCRSYKVLGLIESSGYVRYELYYINSKSPSDMTIPITIFPDWDIEFYARGVSLKGNTYWFAQENGVGDDGTEIGDQDFLICFDFTKERYGPRLSLPFHSIMDDTVTLSSVRDEQLAVLFQQVDTLHLEIWITTKIEPEAVSWSNKVFLAVEMEPLDDYPFEVTSGSFFVDEEKKIAVVFDVERRKQMGYFAYIIGEDGYFKKIDIIDPSEECFFPRMCSYVPLSTYV